In Bacillus sp. 2205SS5-2, one DNA window encodes the following:
- a CDS encoding TIGR04104 family putative zinc finger protein produces the protein MQKCDKCKIEFSWSKIYKSFVWKYKPIECNNCGTEHRITKTGRLSFVLCTIVPSLIFMNVLSPFENIILTLVIGIFILIVGSLLTPFFVKYKGLL, from the coding sequence TTGCAGAAATGCGATAAATGTAAAATTGAATTTAGCTGGAGTAAAATCTATAAATCGTTTGTATGGAAATACAAACCTATTGAGTGTAATAACTGTGGAACGGAACACAGAATAACCAAAACTGGGAGATTATCTTTTGTATTATGTACAATTGTACCTTCGCTGATTTTTATGAATGTCCTATCCCCTTTCGAAAATATCATTCTAACTCTTGTAATAGGGATATTCATACTCATTGTTGGTTCGTTGTTAACACCATTTTTTGTTAAGTATAAGGGGTTATTGTGA
- a CDS encoding P-loop NTPase fold protein, producing the protein MKERERYIVIGIAGGFGSGKTTFCSNLAKNLDVVTVLTIFTDDLFLRG; encoded by the coding sequence ATGAAAGAAAGAGAGCGTTATATTGTAATTGGAATAGCAGGCGGCTTTGGAAGTGGCAAAACCACCTTTTGTAGTAATTTGGCAAAGAACTTAGACGTAGTAACAGTTCTAACAATATTTACTGATGATTTATTTTTGAGAGGTTAA
- a CDS encoding glycerol-3-phosphate responsive antiterminator, with product MSFHNQTILPAIRSMKDFDKMLETSYQYGIFLDLHIGLLKGAFQYAKEQNRKMFLHIDLIQGLRSDEYATDFVCQELRPYGIISTKSSVIKRARKKGVLATQRTFIIDSSALNRSVELIKSNDPDFIEVLPGVVPKIITHLHQQTGKPIFAGGLIQTKDEVEAAIDAGAVAITTSNPELWKVYEGN from the coding sequence ATGAGCTTTCATAATCAAACCATCTTACCAGCGATTCGTAGTATGAAAGACTTTGATAAGATGTTGGAAACGTCTTATCAATATGGGATTTTTCTCGATTTGCATATTGGGTTGTTGAAGGGTGCATTTCAGTATGCAAAAGAGCAAAACCGCAAGATGTTTCTACATATTGATTTGATACAGGGCTTACGGAGTGATGAATATGCAACGGATTTTGTCTGTCAGGAACTTAGACCTTATGGAATCATTTCCACGAAAAGTAGTGTGATTAAACGAGCTAGGAAAAAGGGAGTACTCGCGACACAGAGGACGTTTATTATTGATTCAAGTGCCTTAAACCGAAGTGTAGAATTAATCAAAAGCAATGATCCTGATTTTATCGAAGTTCTGCCTGGTGTTGTGCCGAAAATCATTACTCATCTACATCAGCAAACTGGAAAACCGATTTTTGCGGGTGGGTTAATTCAAACAAAGGATGAGGTCGAAGCGGCTATCGATGCAGGTGCTGTTGCGATAACCACCTCGAATCCTGAACTCTGGAAAGTATACGAAGGCAATTGA
- the glpK gene encoding glycerol kinase GlpK gives MEKYILSLDQGTTSSRAIIFNHNGEVVHSAQKEFTQLFPHPGWVEHNANEIWGSILAVIATVLTESSIKPEQIAGIGITNQRETAVVWDKDTGSPIYNAIVWQSRQTGDICGNLKEAGHEQLFRSKTGLLIDPYFSGTKVKWILDSVDGARVRAEKGELLFGTIDTWLIWKLSGGKAHVTDYSNASRTLLYNIHELCWDEELLAILDIPHSMLPEVRASSEIYAETVPYHFFGQEISIAGAAGDQQAALFGQACYEEGMAKNTFGTGCFMLKNTGEKAVISQHGLLTTIAWGINGKVTYALEGSVFVAGSALQWLRDGLRMINEAKDSELYAERVDSTDGVYVVPAFVGLGTPYWDSDVRGAVFGLTRGTSKEHFIRATLESLAYQTKDVLDAMELDSKISLQTLRVDGGVVKNNFLMQFLSEMVRVPVERPVVNETTALGAAYLAGLAVGFWKDQAEISAQWRVESRFRPSMEEEKQQELYTGWKKAVEAARAFK, from the coding sequence GTGGAGAAGTATATTTTATCACTGGACCAAGGAACCACGAGTTCTCGAGCCATAATTTTTAATCATAATGGTGAGGTCGTTCATTCTGCTCAGAAGGAATTCACTCAGCTTTTTCCACATCCGGGCTGGGTAGAACATAATGCGAACGAAATTTGGGGTTCGATTTTAGCTGTGATTGCGACCGTTTTAACAGAATCAAGTATTAAACCGGAACAAATTGCTGGAATTGGCATTACGAATCAGCGAGAGACAGCTGTGGTGTGGGATAAAGATACGGGTAGTCCGATTTATAATGCAATTGTTTGGCAATCGAGACAAACAGGGGATATTTGTGGGAATTTAAAGGAAGCAGGTCATGAGCAGCTGTTCCGCAGTAAAACAGGTCTACTAATTGATCCATATTTTTCAGGAACAAAGGTAAAGTGGATTCTGGACTCTGTAGACGGAGCGAGAGTAAGGGCGGAAAAAGGTGAACTATTATTTGGTACGATTGATACTTGGTTAATCTGGAAGCTTTCTGGTGGAAAAGCGCATGTTACAGATTACTCTAATGCTTCTAGAACGCTTTTGTATAATATTCATGAATTATGTTGGGACGAAGAGTTACTAGCTATTCTGGACATTCCTCACTCGATGCTTCCGGAGGTAAGAGCTTCATCCGAAATATATGCGGAAACGGTTCCGTATCACTTCTTTGGTCAAGAAATCTCAATTGCAGGAGCGGCAGGCGATCAGCAGGCGGCATTATTTGGCCAGGCTTGCTATGAAGAAGGCATGGCGAAAAATACATTTGGAACAGGCTGTTTTATGTTGAAAAATACAGGAGAAAAAGCGGTTATTTCTCAGCACGGTTTGTTAACAACAATTGCTTGGGGAATTAATGGAAAGGTGACTTATGCCCTTGAAGGTAGTGTTTTTGTTGCCGGTTCAGCTCTTCAATGGTTGCGTGATGGTCTGCGGATGATTAACGAAGCAAAGGATAGCGAGTTGTATGCTGAGCGAGTCGATTCAACGGACGGTGTCTACGTTGTTCCGGCCTTTGTTGGCTTAGGAACACCCTACTGGGATAGTGATGTTCGCGGGGCGGTGTTTGGTTTAACGCGCGGGACTTCGAAGGAACATTTTATTCGTGCCACTCTTGAATCACTGGCGTATCAAACAAAAGATGTATTAGATGCAATGGAGCTTGATTCAAAGATCTCTCTGCAGACGCTTCGAGTAGACGGTGGAGTAGTCAAAAATAATTTTCTCATGCAATTTCTTAGTGAAATGGTTCGGGTCCCAGTGGAGCGACCGGTTGTGAATGAAACGACGGCATTAGGAGCAGCTTACCTAGCCGGTCTTGCTGTTGGCTTTTGGAAGGACCAGGCGGAAATTTCTGCTCAATGGAGAGTTGAGAGCCGGTTTAGACCGAGTATGGAAGAGGAGAAACAACAAGAGTTATATACTGGTTGGAAAAAAGCCGTCGAAGCCGCACGTGCTTTTAAATAG
- a CDS encoding glycerol-3-phosphate dehydrogenase/oxidase: MAFSSSNRKAIIEELQQDKYDLIIVGGGITGAGIALDAASRGMKVALLEMQDFAAGTSSRSTKLVHGGLRYLKQFEIKMVADVGKERSIVYENGPHVTTPEWMLLPFHKGGTFGRFSTSIGLKVYDFLAGVKKSERRRMLSKKTTLQLEPLIKQESLKGGGYYVEYRTDDARLTIEVMKAAEAFGAKVINYVKAEKFLYEKERVVGVEGKDMISGDSLTISGTKVVNATGPWVDEMRDKDTSRNNKKLRLTKGVHLVFSSEKFPLQQAVYFDTPDGRMVFAIPRDGKTYVGTTDTFFDYNKAHPKMTESDRAYILESIAYMFPSMDLSEEDVESSWAGIRPLIYEEGKDPSEISRKDEVWEHDSGLITIAGGKLTGYRKMAQQVVDLVVDRLQQSEGSSFSSSKTKDLPISGGDVGGSKGFDRFIQHKAKEAVSVGLSSEVGRKLTRMYGKNVQHIYDLVKTYEKRDGDKTLPPAIYAQVVYAVQNEMAYTPADFFIRRTGALFFDIDWVRQWKEPVMNVMNELLAWTTDQYKEYEAELNKELVDAVEPAVE; the protein is encoded by the coding sequence ATGGCATTTTCAAGTTCGAATCGTAAAGCAATTATCGAAGAACTACAACAGGATAAATATGACCTAATCATCGTCGGTGGAGGCATCACAGGAGCTGGTATTGCACTAGACGCCGCTTCTAGAGGGATGAAAGTAGCTTTACTCGAAATGCAAGATTTTGCTGCTGGTACATCCAGTCGATCAACGAAACTTGTACACGGGGGATTGCGATACTTGAAGCAATTCGAAATCAAAATGGTCGCAGATGTGGGGAAAGAACGATCGATCGTTTACGAAAATGGCCCTCATGTCACTACACCAGAATGGATGCTACTTCCATTTCATAAAGGAGGTACTTTTGGCCGGTTTTCAACATCGATTGGATTAAAGGTATATGATTTTTTAGCCGGAGTCAAAAAATCGGAGCGAAGAAGAATGCTATCTAAAAAGACCACCCTCCAACTTGAACCATTGATTAAACAAGAATCATTAAAAGGGGGGGGGTATTATGTGGAATATCGCACGGATGATGCTCGGTTGACGATCGAGGTGATGAAAGCGGCCGAAGCTTTTGGTGCAAAGGTGATTAATTATGTAAAAGCGGAGAAGTTTCTCTATGAAAAAGAAAGGGTTGTTGGGGTAGAAGGGAAAGATATGATCTCTGGAGACTCATTGACCATTAGTGGTACGAAAGTGGTCAATGCCACTGGACCATGGGTGGATGAGATGCGGGATAAAGACACAAGTCGCAACAATAAAAAACTCCGGTTAACAAAAGGGGTTCACCTCGTCTTTAGCTCAGAAAAATTCCCTTTGCAACAAGCCGTGTATTTCGATACGCCAGATGGACGAATGGTTTTTGCCATACCTCGTGATGGAAAAACCTATGTGGGAACGACTGATACGTTTTTTGATTACAATAAAGCTCATCCGAAAATGACGGAAAGCGACCGTGCGTATATTTTAGAAAGCATTGCTTATATGTTTCCGAGTATGGATCTTTCTGAAGAAGATGTTGAATCGAGTTGGGCAGGAATTCGACCGCTGATTTATGAAGAAGGGAAAGATCCTTCAGAAATTTCACGAAAAGACGAAGTGTGGGAGCATGATAGTGGTTTAATCACCATCGCTGGAGGTAAGCTTACTGGTTACCGGAAAATGGCTCAACAGGTTGTCGATTTAGTCGTAGACCGATTACAGCAAAGTGAAGGCTCGTCCTTTTCTTCATCGAAGACAAAAGACCTTCCTATTTCAGGTGGTGATGTGGGAGGTTCTAAAGGGTTTGATCGGTTTATTCAACATAAAGCAAAAGAAGCGGTGAGTGTTGGATTATCGTCTGAGGTCGGTCGGAAATTAACAAGAATGTACGGGAAAAATGTTCAACATATTTATGATCTTGTAAAGACATATGAAAAAAGGGATGGAGACAAGACGCTACCTCCGGCTATTTACGCTCAAGTTGTCTACGCCGTACAAAATGAAATGGCCTATACCCCTGCTGACTTCTTTATTCGCCGGACAGGAGCTTTATTTTTCGATATTGATTGGGTGAGGCAGTGGAAAGAGCCTGTCATGAACGTGATGAATGAATTATTGGCTTGGACGACCGACCAATATAAAGAATATGAAGCTGAATTAAATAAAGAACTGGTCGATGCGGTTGAACCTGCGGTAGAATGA
- a CDS encoding alpha/beta hydrolase, protein MNESVGYLRTGDGNELFTVEWKEEDRQPKAVIQLAHGMAEHIMRYQEFSEYLVKRGIFVIGHDHRGHGRTAEKNGSVGYFSDEEGFERVVDDLHEVNAFVRSQYHGVPLFLFGHSMGSFIVRRYIQRYSEPLQGVILSGTGDYSPFMGRAGKLIANRIGKKKGMKTASSLLDKLSFGKFNQNFSPANTPFDWLSRDEEAVQDYIVDPYCGRVSSAGMFIDLLTGLSRIHDENEVKKIPRDVPFLFISGDQDPVGRGTKGVQKVINQMQRYSEYDIVSRFYSDGRHEMLNEINREEVFQDIVYWIENRLNQSNK, encoded by the coding sequence ATGAATGAGAGTGTAGGGTATTTACGTACGGGAGATGGGAATGAGCTTTTTACGGTCGAATGGAAAGAGGAAGACCGTCAACCGAAAGCAGTAATTCAGCTTGCCCATGGCATGGCGGAACATATTATGCGCTATCAAGAGTTTTCCGAGTATTTAGTGAAACGGGGAATTTTTGTTATCGGTCATGATCATCGAGGCCACGGGAGAACGGCAGAAAAAAACGGCAGTGTTGGCTATTTTTCTGATGAAGAAGGCTTTGAACGTGTCGTGGATGACCTTCACGAAGTTAATGCGTTTGTTCGCAGTCAATATCACGGGGTTCCACTCTTTTTATTTGGTCATAGTATGGGCTCATTTATTGTGAGGCGGTATATTCAACGCTATTCAGAACCGTTACAAGGAGTGATCTTGTCTGGTACCGGTGATTATTCCCCGTTTATGGGTCGTGCTGGAAAGCTCATTGCAAATAGAATTGGGAAGAAAAAGGGGATGAAAACTGCAAGTTCGCTGTTAGATAAGCTTTCGTTTGGGAAATTCAATCAAAATTTTTCACCTGCGAACACCCCGTTTGACTGGCTATCACGAGACGAAGAAGCTGTCCAAGATTATATCGTTGATCCTTATTGTGGAAGAGTTTCGTCAGCGGGAATGTTTATTGATCTTCTAACAGGATTGAGTAGAATTCATGATGAGAATGAAGTAAAAAAGATACCGAGAGACGTTCCCTTCTTATTTATTAGTGGGGATCAAGATCCTGTTGGTCGAGGAACTAAGGGCGTGCAAAAGGTCATCAATCAAATGCAACGGTATAGTGAATATGATATTGTTTCACGTTTTTATTCAGACGGTCGTCACGAAATGCTAAATGAAATTAATCGAGAAGAGGTTTTTCAAGATATTGTTTACTGGATCGAAAATAGGTTAAATCAATCGAATAAATAA
- a CDS encoding penicillin acylase family protein codes for MEAAQTLQREPIKKQRKKWKKGLAWIVGIILVLILVIAIFVTVFTSRSLPQTEGSVTLKGLGSEVAVLRDGEGVPHLKATSLQDLYMAQGYVQAQDRLFQMDLARRQASGRLSEVVGEATIDTDKFFRTLGLRRAAEASLAIYGEESIQTLDWFAQGVNAYIEESIDENKLPLEFTLLGYEPELWTPIDSLTIGKYMAFDLGGHWQSQAFRYWALANFSEEKAKELFPSYPENAPTIIASYEDIDLDIVSAFAKAIIPPEDNGSNNWVVSGEKSESGKPLLANDPHLGLGTPSIWYQMHLETEEMNVSGVIFAGIPGIIVGHNDSISWGVTNTGPDVQDLYIEKRNPDDKDEFLYNDSYEKATIISEPIKVKDGKTVDYEVTITRHGPVISEFAHQESNETALALRWTALDATPELQAFLQINEANNWEEFETALEDFHAPMQNFMFASEDGTIAYKANGKLPMRKQGDGLLPVPGWTDEYEWEGFVPYDELPTVINPVEGYIATANNKVVGEEYPYHISNHWAQPYRYMRIEEFLEEKEVYSLEDMKDLQMDQKNLYAGEFIPILTEDVDSAKLSNTEKEALKLFTSWNYQDDKNLPQPLLYHEWMYAIGDVLFQEDIPEEALKLFNGKQSIVDEFIRKASIGEEVRWFEDAGGYNEVLTDAFQQAVKNIAAEFGGDPQKWKWGENHQLYFAHPLSGSSPVLEFIFNKEDPLPIGGSHVTVQAAKSDETGMVVHGAAWRYVNDTAIMTEAEHIIGPGQSGHFKSEWYDNSIKDWAEGEYHKTSLEEAEGEKLLLTP; via the coding sequence ATGGAAGCTGCTCAAACCTTACAACGAGAACCAATCAAAAAGCAAAGAAAGAAATGGAAAAAAGGATTAGCTTGGATAGTGGGAATCATTCTAGTATTAATCTTAGTAATCGCTATTTTTGTAACCGTTTTCACATCTCGATCTCTTCCTCAAACGGAGGGATCTGTAACGTTGAAGGGACTTGGAAGTGAGGTAGCAGTTTTAAGGGACGGAGAGGGTGTCCCTCATTTGAAGGCAACTTCATTACAAGATTTATACATGGCCCAAGGGTATGTGCAAGCACAAGATCGATTATTTCAAATGGACTTAGCAAGAAGGCAGGCATCTGGAAGATTAAGTGAAGTCGTAGGTGAAGCGACAATAGATACTGATAAATTTTTCCGAACACTTGGTCTTCGTCGAGCGGCGGAAGCCTCCCTTGCCATTTATGGTGAAGAGTCGATTCAAACGCTAGATTGGTTTGCTCAAGGAGTTAATGCTTACATAGAGGAGAGCATTGACGAAAATAAGCTACCACTTGAATTTACTTTACTAGGATATGAACCAGAGTTATGGACCCCCATTGATTCTTTGACAATTGGGAAATATATGGCCTTTGATCTGGGCGGTCATTGGCAGAGTCAGGCGTTTCGTTATTGGGCTCTTGCCAATTTTTCAGAAGAAAAAGCCAAGGAATTATTTCCGAGTTATCCGGAAAATGCTCCGACCATTATCGCTTCTTATGAGGATATCGATTTGGATATAGTAAGTGCCTTTGCCAAAGCAATTATTCCGCCTGAGGATAACGGTAGTAACAATTGGGTGGTCAGTGGAGAGAAATCGGAAAGTGGAAAACCACTTCTCGCTAACGATCCTCATTTAGGGCTAGGTACCCCGTCTATTTGGTATCAAATGCATCTTGAAACAGAAGAGATGAATGTAAGTGGTGTGATTTTTGCAGGCATACCTGGCATTATTGTTGGTCACAATGATTCGATTAGCTGGGGCGTGACGAATACAGGGCCTGATGTGCAAGATTTGTATATTGAAAAAAGAAACCCTGATGATAAAGATGAGTTTTTATATAATGATTCGTACGAGAAAGCAACAATTATTTCTGAACCGATTAAAGTGAAGGACGGTAAAACGGTTGACTATGAAGTAACAATCACCCGTCATGGTCCGGTCATTTCAGAGTTTGCTCATCAAGAAAGTAATGAAACGGCGCTTGCACTGCGCTGGACCGCTTTAGACGCCACACCAGAGCTACAAGCATTTCTCCAAATCAATGAAGCCAATAACTGGGAGGAATTTGAGACGGCATTAGAAGATTTTCATGCGCCTATGCAGAACTTCATGTTTGCATCAGAAGACGGTACCATTGCGTATAAAGCGAACGGTAAGCTGCCGATGAGAAAACAAGGTGATGGCTTACTACCCGTACCAGGGTGGACAGATGAATACGAGTGGGAAGGCTTTGTTCCATATGACGAATTGCCGACAGTGATCAATCCTGTTGAAGGTTATATTGCGACCGCTAATAATAAAGTGGTTGGGGAAGAGTATCCCTATCATATTAGCAACCACTGGGCTCAACCGTATCGCTATATGCGTATAGAGGAATTTTTGGAAGAAAAAGAAGTGTATTCTTTAGAAGATATGAAAGATTTGCAAATGGATCAAAAAAACCTTTATGCAGGTGAGTTTATTCCAATATTAACTGAGGATGTCGATTCTGCCAAACTATCAAATACAGAAAAAGAAGCACTGAAGTTATTCACATCTTGGAACTATCAAGATGATAAAAATTTACCCCAACCACTACTCTATCATGAGTGGATGTATGCGATAGGAGATGTTCTTTTCCAAGAGGATATTCCAGAAGAGGCATTGAAACTTTTTAACGGAAAACAGAGTATTGTCGATGAATTCATTCGAAAAGCATCCATTGGGGAAGAGGTCCGTTGGTTTGAAGATGCTGGTGGATATAATGAAGTACTAACCGATGCCTTTCAACAAGCAGTGAAAAATATTGCAGCAGAATTTGGCGGAGATCCACAAAAATGGAAATGGGGAGAGAATCATCAATTGTACTTTGCTCATCCTCTATCTGGAAGTTCCCCGGTATTAGAATTTATTTTTAACAAAGAAGATCCGCTCCCAATTGGCGGAAGTCATGTGACTGTACAGGCTGCTAAATCAGATGAAACCGGAATGGTTGTGCACGGTGCCGCTTGGCGATATGTGAATGATACAGCAATTATGACTGAAGCCGAGCATATTATCGGGCCCGGTCAAAGTGGTCATTTCAAAAGCGAGTGGTATGACAACAGTATTAAGGATTGGGCAGAAGGGGAGTATCATAAAACGTCGTTAGAGGAGGCGGAAGGTGAAAAATTACTGCTAACTCCTTAA
- a CDS encoding phosphatidate cytidylyltransferase, with the protein MVQTYVTLSMMAFALAIVHLSFYVVKSFKKREDFSALNARVKTWWGMLVVFSIATLFNSTIALISLLFLCFFSLKEYFSMMKTRKAERQLFWWAYLAIPLQFYWISIGWYGMFIVFIPVYVFLFLPLPRILGNGTAGFLRSVSSTQWGLMLMVFGLSHLAYYQVANEQYGANLVLFLVVLTQANDVVQFLVSIFIGEKKVVPSAHPNITWEGFTLSILTTTALSTLLYPYLTPLDMKFGILSGVIISVSAFLGSLTISVLKRDLLIGDQEKFLQLKESYLTSVDSLTYTAPIFFHVIRYYFDFM; encoded by the coding sequence ATGGTCCAAACATATGTAACATTATCGATGATGGCCTTCGCACTTGCTATTGTTCATCTATCATTTTATGTAGTAAAATCGTTTAAAAAAAGAGAAGATTTCTCTGCATTAAATGCACGCGTTAAAACATGGTGGGGGATGCTGGTCGTTTTTTCTATTGCTACTTTATTTAATTCGACAATAGCCTTAATTTCCCTACTATTTCTTTGCTTCTTTTCGCTCAAGGAGTATTTTTCAATGATGAAAACAAGAAAAGCAGAACGCCAGCTTTTTTGGTGGGCTTATTTAGCGATACCTCTTCAATTTTACTGGATCAGCATTGGTTGGTATGGCATGTTTATCGTGTTTATTCCAGTCTATGTGTTCTTATTTCTCCCATTACCGAGAATCTTAGGTAATGGTACCGCAGGCTTTTTACGTTCCGTTAGTTCAACTCAATGGGGGCTAATGCTGATGGTTTTCGGGTTAAGCCATTTAGCTTACTATCAAGTCGCGAACGAACAATACGGTGCAAATCTTGTTCTATTTTTAGTCGTGCTCACCCAAGCCAATGATGTTGTTCAATTTTTAGTATCCATTTTTATAGGTGAAAAAAAGGTTGTTCCGTCTGCGCACCCAAATATAACTTGGGAAGGATTCACGCTATCGATCTTAACGACAACCGCTTTGTCAACTTTACTGTATCCCTACTTAACGCCGCTTGATATGAAATTTGGCATTCTGTCTGGTGTTATTATCAGTGTGAGTGCCTTTCTCGGAAGTTTAACAATCTCGGTTTTAAAGCGTGATTTATTAATTGGCGATCAGGAAAAATTTTTGCAGTTAAAAGAAAGTTATTTAACGAGTGTAGACAGCTTAACGTATACAGCCCCTATTTTCTTTCATGTCATTCGCTATTATTTTGATTTTATGTAG
- a CDS encoding DUF1835 domain-containing protein — MHELEGLREQILSMSESDSKSLLFQAMITVDTIETDKMQSADGIERLVKIKKLISDVSARKDPTKGIYTRYHILFGDSAGGALKHLFSTEGIRDERVLAISDYFAEGPIENLHETKGFVKRFRWIKENVIRDEYEDFLRRYFQMMEEIDSIPEEVPITIWTSNNSHEQIGVRFIIYLLKGRKNEVKLINTNHLFHEFLAKPGSHYFLTSASISPDHFNLMYNKSQDIVPLMASEKEKFLNEWIELSREDTALRIWKNDQIVSVDETYFDSLIFEKARVLTDKRGDEYMKSGRLIGEVLGNIENQFISDLFLEYRLRKLIDKGHFDVVGDLAAMRYYSVKLK, encoded by the coding sequence ATGCATGAATTAGAAGGGCTACGCGAACAAATCTTATCTATGAGCGAATCGGATAGTAAAAGCTTATTATTTCAAGCGATGATTACAGTGGATACTATCGAAACGGATAAAATGCAGTCAGCAGATGGGATAGAAAGACTAGTGAAAATCAAAAAGCTCATTTCAGATGTTTCAGCCAGAAAAGACCCTACTAAAGGAATCTACACCCGATATCATATATTGTTCGGGGATTCTGCTGGAGGTGCGCTGAAGCACTTATTCTCTACTGAGGGAATTCGTGACGAGAGGGTCCTCGCTATTTCGGATTATTTTGCGGAGGGACCAATTGAAAACCTCCATGAAACAAAAGGATTCGTGAAACGGTTTCGTTGGATAAAAGAGAATGTCATTCGGGACGAATACGAGGATTTCCTGAGGCGTTATTTTCAGATGATGGAAGAAATCGACTCCATCCCTGAAGAGGTTCCCATCACGATCTGGACTTCTAATAATTCCCATGAGCAAATTGGAGTGAGGTTTATCATATATTTGCTCAAAGGTCGAAAAAATGAAGTGAAGTTGATAAATACGAATCATTTATTTCATGAATTCTTGGCCAAACCGGGAAGTCATTATTTCCTCACTAGTGCATCAATCTCTCCTGATCATTTCAATTTGATGTATAACAAAAGTCAAGATATAGTACCGTTAATGGCTTCAGAAAAAGAAAAATTTCTAAACGAATGGATTGAACTGAGTAGAGAGGATACGGCTCTCCGCATTTGGAAAAACGATCAAATTGTATCAGTAGATGAGACTTATTTCGATTCATTGATTTTTGAAAAAGCAAGAGTTTTGACAGATAAACGTGGTGATGAATACATGAAATCAGGTAGGTTAATTGGGGAAGTCCTCGGAAACATTGAGAATCAATTCATAAGCGATTTATTTCTCGAATATCGATTGCGGAAATTAATCGATAAAGGTCATTTTGATGTGGTGGGAGACCTAGCAGCGATGCGGTATTATAGTGTGAAGCTTAAGTAA
- a CDS encoding MGMT family protein, with product MSLSPFTEKVIEIIREIPEGKVMTYGQIAAFAGSPRAARQVVRILHSMSKKQHLPWHRIINAKGQIALQDEEAYHEQVMNLESEGVKVGLHGQVDLLKYQLFSSKVDE from the coding sequence ATGAGTTTGTCTCCTTTTACAGAAAAAGTGATTGAAATTATTCGTGAAATTCCAGAAGGAAAGGTGATGACTTATGGTCAGATTGCAGCATTTGCAGGCAGTCCTCGGGCTGCACGCCAAGTTGTCCGAATTCTACATTCGATGAGCAAGAAACAGCATCTCCCTTGGCACCGAATCATTAATGCAAAAGGGCAAATTGCTTTACAAGATGAGGAAGCCTATCATGAGCAGGTGATGAATTTAGAAAGCGAGGGTGTTAAAGTAGGGCTGCATGGTCAAGTGGATTTATTAAAGTATCAGTTGTTTTCTTCTAAAGTAGATGAATAA
- a CDS encoding MerR family transcriptional regulator produces MKNQIVTISNATKILKITPHILKSWEITFTPLLTIRRDENNARQYTPENLHLLRRISELKKQESSDSEIILIIQSEIEREKKIKREQEERIARAQRKIRDQEKTERVSPKNLEDIYESVQQLTTIVSRTPEEKDPLQPHLEKLEENIVSKVRNIVHKEVTSSAAKQNRVNTTEFSSISHKVDTLREISQFEREFYQDELQKERDQVTESVADREEKFIALVQDRLRNRPEQKEETRLSFHFLKTLFGFAK; encoded by the coding sequence TTGAAAAATCAAATCGTAACCATCTCCAATGCCACGAAAATTCTAAAAATCACCCCTCATATTTTGAAGTCTTGGGAAATTACATTCACTCCGTTGTTAACCATTCGAAGAGATGAAAACAATGCTCGTCAATACACACCTGAAAACCTCCACCTGCTTAGAAGAATTAGTGAGTTAAAAAAGCAAGAGTCCTCCGATTCTGAAATCATATTAATCATTCAAAGTGAAATTGAGCGTGAGAAAAAAATAAAACGTGAGCAGGAAGAACGCATAGCGAGAGCACAACGGAAAATCAGGGATCAAGAAAAAACAGAGAGGGTTTCACCTAAAAATTTAGAGGATATTTACGAATCGGTCCAACAGTTAACGACAATCGTTAGCCGTACACCTGAAGAAAAAGATCCCTTGCAGCCTCACTTAGAAAAATTGGAGGAAAATATTGTTTCAAAGGTTCGAAACATCGTGCATAAAGAAGTGACATCGAGTGCAGCAAAACAAAACCGAGTAAATACAACAGAATTTTCTTCTATTTCCCATAAAGTTGATACTCTTAGAGAAATATCCCAATTCGAACGAGAATTTTATCAAGATGAACTACAGAAAGAAAGGGATCAGGTTACAGAAAGTGTGGCTGATCGTGAGGAGAAATTTATTGCCTTGGTGCAAGATCGTCTAAGAAATCGTCCTGAACAAAAAGAGGAAACGAGATTAAGCTTTCACTTTTTAAAAACGCTATTTGGGTTTGCAAAATAG